From a single Nicotiana tabacum cultivar K326 chromosome 8, ASM71507v2, whole genome shotgun sequence genomic region:
- the LOC107759661 gene encoding protein S40-4-like, giving the protein MAASRSYFSGANYRFLSSERDVPMMSPDSAFEFDESDLWNSAVSQSPEFRKSVQSSKFSRKQCDTKSRRSGSVASVAASLPVNVPDWSKILKDEYREYGRRDSDDDDFNDEDGDDLENRIPPHEFLAKQLERTRIASFSVHDGVGRTLKGRDLSRVRNAIWEKTGFQD; this is encoded by the coding sequence ATGGCGGCTTCAAGGAGCTATTTCTCTGGAGCAAACTACCGATTCCTGTCGAGCGAGCGAGACGTTCCGATGATGAGTCCTGACTCGGCGTTCGAATTCGATGAATCGGACCTGTGGAACTCAGCGGTTTCACAGTCGCCGGAGTTCCGTAAGTCCGTTCAGAGTTCAAAATTCTCGAGAAAGCAGTGCGATACGAAGAGCCGCCGTAGCGGTTCCGTAGCATCGGTGGCGGCGTCATTGCCGGTGAACGTGCCGGATTGGTCGAAGATACTGAAGGATGAGTATAGAGAGTATGGAAGGAGAGATAGCGATGATGATGATTTCAACGATGAAGACGGCGATGATTTGGAGAATCGGATTCCGCCGCACGAGTTTTTGGCGAAGCAGTTAGAGAGGACGAGAATTGCATCGTTCTCCGTGCACGATGGAGTTGGCCGTACTCTTAAAGGTAGAGATCTGAGTAGAGTCAGGAATGCTATTTGGGAGAAAACTGGATTCCAGGATTAA